A single genomic interval of Candidatus Bipolaricaulis anaerobius harbors:
- a CDS encoding UDP-N-acetylmuramoyl-L-alanyl-D-glutamate--2,6-diaminopimelate ligase, with the protein MPTVGALLPSLSSVPGIREVEVRGLAWDSRRVVPGDLFFALVGERTDGHRFIADAMARGAVAVVGERVRPRAGVPYARVPDARSALAHAAAAFYGHPTRELRTIGVTGTNGKTTVVHLLGQLLPECETLTTVRVEREGLSCVTTPEAPDLQRLAAEARAAGRKAFAFEASSIGLAQRRVAGIHVAAAVFTGLGRDHLDFHRTMEAYLDAKLRLFRMLPPDGVGIVNAEDRHADPFLAACRGHGVRYGLGRGDVRAEGLRLDRTGAEFALETPDGSEEVRLPFPGRHNVANALAAAATAWALGTPLPEIASRLMTATLPPGRFVQFPLRSGATAVVDYAHNPPALAEILSSLRPHARRLVVVFGANGEADPGKRPLMGGIVGQLADLAVITADNPKGEDPRAIAEGVARGVRAVGGRYRIELDRAEAIRWALGDVTTGDVVLLAGKGHERYQITSQGAIPHSDLDLVLSESSRSTPRPQ; encoded by the coding sequence ATGCCCACGGTTGGTGCGCTGTTGCCTTCGCTTTCTTCCGTTCCTGGGATCAGGGAGGTCGAGGTCCGAGGACTGGCCTGGGACTCCCGCCGCGTCGTGCCGGGAGATTTGTTCTTCGCCCTCGTGGGCGAACGGACGGATGGGCACCGGTTCATCGCCGATGCCATGGCGCGCGGGGCAGTGGCGGTGGTGGGCGAACGCGTGCGGCCACGCGCCGGGGTCCCCTACGCCCGCGTCCCGGATGCCCGGTCCGCCCTCGCCCACGCCGCGGCCGCCTTCTATGGCCACCCCACCCGCGAGCTCCGCACAATCGGCGTCACGGGCACGAACGGGAAGACGACCGTCGTCCACCTCCTCGGCCAGCTCCTCCCGGAGTGCGAGACCCTGACCACGGTGCGGGTGGAGCGGGAGGGCCTGTCCTGTGTGACCACCCCCGAGGCCCCCGACCTGCAGCGGCTGGCCGCCGAAGCGCGGGCGGCGGGGAGGAAAGCGTTCGCGTTCGAGGCGTCCTCGATTGGACTCGCCCAGAGGCGGGTGGCGGGCATCCACGTTGCGGCAGCCGTCTTCACCGGGCTGGGACGGGACCACCTCGATTTCCACCGCACGATGGAGGCCTACCTCGATGCGAAGCTCCGCCTGTTCCGGATGCTCCCCCCAGACGGCGTGGGCATCGTGAACGCCGAGGACCGCCATGCCGATCCGTTCCTCGCGGCGTGCCGCGGCCACGGGGTCCGGTATGGGCTGGGCCGCGGCGATGTCCGCGCCGAGGGGCTGCGCCTGGACCGAACGGGCGCGGAGTTCGCGCTCGAGACGCCGGACGGATCGGAGGAGGTGCGTCTGCCGTTCCCGGGCCGCCACAACGTGGCCAACGCGCTTGCCGCTGCGGCCACGGCGTGGGCGCTGGGCACGCCCCTTCCCGAAATCGCATCCCGCCTGATGACGGCGACGCTCCCCCCAGGGCGGTTCGTGCAGTTCCCGCTCCGGAGCGGGGCGACGGCCGTGGTGGACTATGCCCACAACCCGCCAGCGCTAGCGGAGATCCTTTCCTCGCTCCGCCCCCACGCCCGGCGCCTGGTGGTCGTGTTCGGGGCCAACGGCGAGGCCGACCCGGGGAAGCGGCCCCTGATGGGGGGGATCGTGGGCCAGCTCGCCGACCTCGCCGTGATCACTGCCGATAACCCCAAGGGTGAGGATCCGCGGGCGATCGCCGAGGGGGTGGCCCGCGGGGTGCGGGCGGTGGGGGGGAGGTACCGGATCGAGCTCGACCGGGCGGAGGCGATCCGCTGGGCGTTGGGGGACGTCACGACGGGGGACGTGGTGCTCCTCGCGGGGAAGGGCCACGAGCGCTACCAGATCACGTCCCAGGGGGCCATCCCCCACTCCGATCTCGACCTCGTGCTCTCCGAGAGCTCACGGTCCACCCCACGCCCGCAGTAG
- a CDS encoding HAD-IIA family hydrolase, with translation MAHHPLDPYRGFLLDLDGVLVRGRNVLPGAADALAALRNRGPVALLTNNSTQSRLAVARRLSERGLPVSAAEVIPSCYVAAHYLREEIGTVQFWYLGEEGIAAEMGLAGHRHVEPAQAEWVVVGMDRALTYGKLSHALQALLAGARLLATNRDPTYPTETGLIPGAGAVVGALGGMGFPPALVVGKPSPIAYRVALTALGIGPAEALMIGDRLETDVRGAQRLGMDTALVLSGVSTAEDIARTGIQPTWVAPDLPALVRGEVLPPPQR, from the coding sequence ATGGCCCACCATCCACTCGATCCCTACCGGGGGTTCCTCCTCGACCTCGATGGGGTCCTCGTGCGAGGGAGGAACGTTCTCCCGGGGGCGGCGGACGCCCTAGCGGCCCTTCGCAACCGCGGCCCGGTGGCCCTCCTCACGAACAACTCCACCCAGTCCCGTTTGGCTGTGGCAAGGCGACTGAGCGAACGGGGGCTCCCCGTGAGCGCGGCGGAGGTGATCCCGAGTTGCTACGTCGCGGCCCACTACCTGCGGGAGGAGATCGGCACGGTGCAGTTCTGGTACCTCGGTGAGGAAGGGATCGCCGCGGAGATGGGCCTCGCCGGCCATCGGCATGTGGAACCCGCACAGGCGGAGTGGGTCGTGGTGGGGATGGATCGCGCCCTGACCTACGGCAAGCTCTCCCACGCCCTCCAGGCGCTCCTCGCGGGAGCGCGGCTCCTGGCTACGAACCGTGACCCGACCTACCCCACCGAGACCGGCCTCATCCCGGGGGCAGGGGCGGTCGTGGGGGCGCTGGGGGGGATGGGGTTCCCCCCCGCGCTCGTGGTCGGCAAACCCTCGCCCATCGCGTACCGCGTGGCCCTGACCGCACTGGGGATCGGCCCGGCCGAGGCGCTGATGATCGGGGACCGGCTGGAGACGGACGTCCGCGGCGCCCAGCGCCTGGGGATGGACACGGCCCTCGTCCTGTCGGGGGTCTCCACCGCAGAGGACATCGCGCGGACCGGGATCCAGCCGACGTGGGTCGCCCCGGACCTCCCGGCTCTGGTGCGGGGGGAGGTCCTCCCGCCGCCCCAGCGGTAG
- a CDS encoding PAS domain S-box protein has translation MGPAEGGAASDRTSPRILREVADLGPGDHACLIYLDDDDCMAALSAYLHQGLAVGERVLWIVDAPTVHEIRSYFRDAGGAIGDAERRGQLVFLPSDETYLRKGTFDPHRMVDLLQQETQRALDDGFTGLRVTGEMTGARSGPLGSERLTEFEALLNAFFPGTACTGLCQYDARRFPPAALRDVWRTHPIVISLVHADPGRSEAERRWEGILASLPGMAYRCRNDRGWTMEFVSEGSVDLLGYTPDALVGNREVSYARLIHPEDRPRVWDTVQKAIARREPFTMPYRIRTATGEEKLVWERGMAIQGEGEEALLTGFITDVTARVRMAERVREERAWSEAIIRNAPNIIIGLDRDARIVIFNRFAEELTGYAAPEVVGKDWFTTFLPPEIHEETRSVWNEIIAQKLVYHHHENVILTKMGEERVISWRNTVVKKNGEFRMVLAIGEDVTERKRGEAKRAQLIQRLTVLHRVSQEITRAARDPEGIYATIHRAVAELMPAEAFAISLRTGDDEAEAVYLVDEGGRYPSERVPPGEGLTWHVLSTGEPVVIPDVTVGVPFPRRQFGSKESVRSILAVPLRIGERTVGMLATQSYEPAVYSEEDLQILEMLVAHAAAALENARLLSDLRESEGKFRSVFENTLLGLYRTTPEGRIVMANPTLVRMLGYESFEELAQRDLTAEGYEPGYLRREFQERVEREGEVRGLEGTWVRKDGSTLFVRESARLIRDETGQPLYYDGTVEDVTELVAARRARERQERLLAIAGRMANLGGWYVDLTTDQVLWSDEVAAIHEMPPGIYPSVEERISFYAPEHQARFREVFTACATEGIPYDVELQIITRSGRRVWVRTIGEPVRDAAGRIVGVQGTLQDITDRKRAEDDLRESAKRYRELVEDISDVIIAISADGIVTYISPVARALGGYSPDEIVGQPFARFIHPDDLPGLFQAFQETLSGREPAPFEHRVIAKSGDLIWVRTLTKPFFRDGKPAGVRGVMSDISARKRTEAELAESYARIQHLFDAIVDALASTIELRDPYTAGHQRRVAELAVAIARELGLSAKDQAGLRIAGLVHDVGKIVVPSEILSKPGRLSPLEMDMVRVHPEAGWNVLQGIDFPWPVAEVVHQHHERLDGSGYPQGLAGEEILLGARILAVADVVEAISSHRPYRAALGIEAALAEVEAGRGKLYDPQVVDACLVVFRNGFTFRAASQAG, from the coding sequence ATGGGGCCCGCTGAAGGCGGAGCAGCAAGCGACCGTACCTCCCCGCGGATCCTGCGCGAGGTGGCCGACCTCGGCCCGGGTGACCACGCGTGCCTCATCTACCTTGACGACGACGACTGTATGGCTGCCCTCTCGGCCTACCTGCACCAGGGCCTCGCGGTGGGCGAGCGGGTGCTCTGGATCGTAGATGCCCCCACGGTCCACGAGATCCGTAGCTACTTCCGCGATGCCGGTGGTGCTATCGGCGATGCCGAGCGGCGCGGCCAGCTCGTCTTCCTCCCCAGCGACGAGACCTACCTCCGGAAGGGCACGTTCGACCCGCACCGGATGGTCGACCTCCTTCAGCAAGAGACGCAGCGGGCACTGGACGATGGGTTCACCGGCCTCCGCGTGACCGGGGAGATGACGGGGGCCCGGTCGGGGCCCCTCGGCTCAGAACGCCTGACCGAGTTCGAGGCGCTCCTCAACGCGTTCTTCCCCGGCACGGCCTGCACCGGGCTCTGCCAGTACGATGCCCGCCGCTTCCCCCCCGCGGCCCTCCGCGATGTCTGGCGCACCCACCCCATCGTCATCTCCCTGGTCCACGCCGACCCAGGACGATCGGAAGCAGAGCGGCGGTGGGAGGGGATCCTAGCGAGCCTGCCCGGAATGGCGTACCGGTGCCGGAATGACCGCGGCTGGACGATGGAGTTCGTGAGCGAGGGGAGCGTAGATCTCCTCGGCTACACACCGGATGCCCTGGTGGGGAACCGTGAGGTGAGCTACGCGCGCCTCATCCACCCCGAGGACCGCCCGCGGGTGTGGGATACTGTTCAGAAGGCGATCGCGCGGCGCGAACCGTTCACCATGCCCTACCGCATCCGAACCGCGACCGGGGAGGAGAAACTGGTCTGGGAACGAGGGATGGCAATCCAGGGTGAGGGCGAGGAGGCCCTCCTCACGGGGTTCATCACCGACGTCACCGCGCGGGTGCGGATGGCAGAACGCGTGAGGGAAGAGAGAGCTTGGTCCGAAGCGATCATCCGCAATGCCCCGAACATCATCATCGGGCTCGATCGGGACGCGCGGATCGTGATCTTCAACCGTTTTGCCGAGGAGCTGACGGGTTATGCCGCCCCGGAGGTCGTGGGCAAGGATTGGTTCACGACCTTCCTCCCCCCGGAGATCCACGAGGAGACGCGCTCCGTCTGGAACGAGATCATCGCGCAGAAGCTCGTTTACCACCACCACGAGAATGTCATCCTCACGAAAATGGGGGAGGAGCGGGTCATCAGCTGGCGCAACACCGTGGTGAAGAAGAACGGTGAGTTCAGGATGGTTCTCGCGATCGGCGAAGACGTCACCGAGCGCAAGCGCGGCGAGGCGAAGCGGGCCCAACTCATCCAGCGCCTCACCGTCCTCCACCGGGTGAGCCAGGAAATCACCCGCGCCGCCAGGGATCCTGAAGGGATCTATGCCACCATCCATCGCGCCGTGGCGGAGCTCATGCCGGCGGAGGCCTTCGCCATCTCCCTCCGCACCGGCGACGACGAGGCGGAGGCGGTGTACCTCGTGGACGAGGGGGGCCGCTATCCCTCGGAGCGCGTGCCCCCCGGCGAGGGGTTGACCTGGCACGTCCTCTCGACCGGGGAACCGGTGGTCATCCCCGACGTGACCGTGGGCGTTCCGTTCCCAAGGCGCCAGTTCGGGAGCAAGGAGAGTGTGCGCTCGATCCTCGCCGTCCCCCTCCGAATCGGGGAGAGGACGGTGGGGATGCTCGCCACCCAGAGCTACGAGCCCGCCGTGTACAGCGAGGAGGACCTGCAGATTCTGGAGATGCTCGTCGCCCATGCCGCGGCGGCGCTCGAGAACGCCCGCCTCCTTTCGGACCTGCGGGAGAGCGAGGGGAAGTTCCGTAGCGTGTTCGAGAACACCCTGCTTGGCCTCTACCGGACGACGCCGGAGGGGCGGATCGTGATGGCAAACCCGACGCTCGTGCGCATGCTGGGGTACGAGTCGTTCGAGGAGCTCGCCCAGCGCGACCTGACCGCGGAGGGTTACGAGCCGGGGTACCTGCGCCGCGAGTTCCAGGAGCGCGTCGAGCGCGAGGGGGAGGTGCGCGGCCTTGAGGGGACCTGGGTACGCAAGGACGGCTCGACCCTGTTCGTGCGGGAGAGCGCCCGCCTCATCCGTGACGAGACGGGTCAGCCGCTCTACTACGACGGAACGGTGGAGGACGTGACCGAACTCGTCGCCGCCCGCCGGGCCCGCGAGCGACAGGAGCGGCTGCTCGCCATCGCCGGGCGGATGGCCAACCTTGGGGGGTGGTACGTGGACCTCACCACGGACCAGGTGCTGTGGTCCGATGAGGTGGCCGCGATCCACGAGATGCCCCCGGGGATCTATCCGTCGGTGGAGGAGCGCATCTCGTTCTACGCCCCGGAGCACCAGGCCAGGTTCAGGGAGGTGTTCACCGCCTGCGCGACCGAGGGCATCCCGTACGACGTGGAGCTCCAGATCATCACCCGTTCCGGGAGGCGCGTTTGGGTCCGCACGATCGGCGAGCCGGTCCGGGACGCGGCGGGGAGGATCGTGGGCGTGCAGGGCACGTTGCAGGACATCACCGACCGCAAGCGGGCCGAGGATGATCTGCGGGAGAGCGCGAAGCGGTACCGGGAGCTGGTGGAGGACATTAGCGACGTCATCATCGCCATAAGCGCAGACGGGATTGTAACGTACATCAGCCCAGTGGCCCGCGCGCTCGGCGGCTACTCCCCCGACGAGATCGTGGGCCAGCCGTTCGCCCGGTTCATCCATCCGGACGACCTCCCGGGGCTCTTCCAGGCCTTCCAGGAGACCCTCTCCGGCCGGGAACCGGCGCCGTTTGAGCACCGCGTGATCGCCAAGTCCGGGGATCTCATCTGGGTCCGCACCTTGACCAAGCCGTTCTTCCGGGATGGGAAGCCCGCGGGTGTGCGCGGGGTGATGAGCGACATCTCCGCCCGCAAGCGCACGGAGGCGGAGCTCGCGGAGAGCTACGCCAGGATACAGCACTTGTTCGACGCCATCGTGGACGCCCTCGCCTCGACGATCGAGCTCCGCGACCCCTACACCGCCGGACACCAGCGGCGGGTGGCCGAACTCGCTGTGGCCATCGCCCGCGAACTGGGCCTGTCGGCGAAGGACCAGGCCGGCTTGCGGATCGCGGGGCTCGTGCACGATGTGGGGAAGATCGTCGTCCCGAGCGAGATCCTGAGCAAGCCCGGCCGGCTGAGCCCGTTGGAGATGGACATGGTGCGGGTCCATCCCGAGGCGGGGTGGAACGTGCTACAGGGCATTGACTTCCCGTGGCCGGTGGCGGAGGTCGTCCACCAGCACCACGAGCGGCTGGATGGCTCCGGCTACCCTCAGGGGCTCGCGGGCGAAGAGATCCTCCTTGGGGCGCGGATCCTCGCCGTGGCCGATGTTGTGGAGGCGATCAGCTCCCACCGGCCGTACCGGGCGGCGCTCGGGATCGAGGCCGCCCTCGCCGAGGTCGAGGCTGGCCGGGGCAAGCTCTACGACCCGCAGGTCGTGGACGCTTGTCTGGTGGTATTCCGTAACGGGTTCACCTTCCGCGCCGCCAGTCAGGCGGGGTGA
- a CDS encoding FG-GAP repeat domain-containing protein — translation MDNPGDWLPNGLDMADVNGGGDPDFLVNYEWTGRVRVVFHPGRGLAPDRPWPAVDVGRFPNAENAAFGDLDADGIVDIVVVQGIEHHADPSAVRILWGRSPPDPEASLSAYAWEDGGMLPEGTGVGHYLDVQVADLDGDGFPDIVAQSENVVHLFGNAGGGGSSTR, via the coding sequence GTGGATAACCCCGGCGACTGGCTCCCCAACGGGCTCGACATGGCGGACGTGAACGGCGGTGGGGACCCCGATTTCCTTGTCAACTACGAATGGACGGGGCGGGTCCGCGTCGTGTTCCACCCAGGGCGGGGCCTGGCCCCCGATCGTCCGTGGCCGGCCGTGGACGTGGGGAGATTCCCCAACGCCGAGAACGCAGCGTTCGGGGACCTCGACGCGGATGGGATCGTGGACATTGTCGTCGTGCAGGGGATCGAGCACCACGCCGACCCCTCCGCGGTGCGGATTCTGTGGGGGCGATCCCCGCCTGATCCCGAGGCCTCCCTCTCGGCCTACGCCTGGGAGGATGGCGGGATGCTCCCCGAGGGCACAGGGGTTGGGCACTACCTGGACGTGCAGGTGGCAGACCTCGACGGCGACGGGTTCCCGGACATCGTCGCCCAATCGGAGAACGTGGTTCACCTGTTTGGGAACGCCGGTGGGGGTGGTTCGAGCACGAGGTGA
- a CDS encoding FG-GAP-like repeat-containing protein, whose translation MLDLNGDGRVDIVGAAIHRDGRLPQDVAAVWWLEQGLTGWVAHVIKWGSGSLGLRTFNGKKWDQLFPLDVDGDGDLDLVANVEEMNRLRSIPAVVWFANPGRAGAPGG comes from the coding sequence ATGTTGGACCTCAATGGCGACGGGAGGGTTGATATCGTCGGGGCGGCCATCCACCGTGACGGCCGGCTTCCGCAGGATGTCGCCGCCGTGTGGTGGTTGGAACAGGGCCTCACGGGATGGGTCGCCCACGTCATCAAGTGGGGGTCGGGGTCCCTCGGGCTGAGGACGTTCAACGGAAAAAAATGGGATCAGCTCTTTCCCCTTGATGTGGATGGCGATGGCGACCTCGATCTCGTGGCCAACGTTGAGGAGATGAACCGCCTGCGGTCCATCCCCGCCGTGGTGTGGTTCGCGAACCCCGGGCGGGCCGGAGCACCCGGCGGGTGA
- the coaE gene encoding dephospho-CoA kinase (Dephospho-CoA kinase (CoaE) performs the final step in coenzyme A biosynthesis.), producing MKVIGIAGPSGSGKSTLARHLATEPGVVHLDADALAWATYAPGGPAYFPLVARFGEDILAEDGTVDRARLARVAFATPQAKADLEAIVHPRVMDEVRRAIERHRDAGTRILLVEGALLLASPDVDRSLFDAVLWLEVPEEERRARLLDSGLDRKAVARRLRAQRDLVPPQDPRVYAVDGRGEPQEVAERVAELLRAWGGP from the coding sequence ATGAAGGTGATCGGCATCGCTGGCCCGTCCGGATCCGGGAAGTCCACCCTCGCCCGCCACCTCGCGACCGAGCCGGGGGTGGTCCACCTCGATGCCGACGCCCTGGCGTGGGCGACGTACGCCCCCGGTGGACCGGCCTACTTCCCCCTCGTTGCCCGGTTTGGGGAGGACATCCTCGCCGAGGACGGGACGGTGGATCGGGCGCGGCTGGCGCGGGTTGCGTTCGCGACGCCTCAGGCGAAGGCCGATCTGGAAGCGATCGTGCACCCGCGCGTGATGGACGAGGTGCGGCGGGCGATCGAGCGCCATCGTGATGCCGGGACGCGGATCCTCCTCGTGGAGGGCGCGCTCCTCCTTGCTTCGCCCGATGTGGATCGGTCCCTGTTCGATGCAGTCCTGTGGCTGGAGGTCCCGGAGGAGGAGCGGCGGGCGCGGCTCCTTGATTCGGGGCTGGATCGAAAGGCCGTGGCGCGGCGCCTCCGCGCGCAGCGGGACCTCGTGCCCCCACAGGATCCCCGCGTCTACGCCGTGGATGGCCGTGGGGAGCCGCAGGAGGTCGCCGAGCGGGTGGCGGAGCTACTGCGGGCGTGGGGTGGACCGTGA